In Candidatus Baltobacteraceae bacterium, a genomic segment contains:
- a CDS encoding PaaI family thioesterase, translating into MAHERTFNWTDFREVARGMAGRPHLEWMQAMIAGEIPPPPLGSAFEFAFETAEPGRVTFSVAAHEWAANPAGVVHGGFISTLLDTVLTLCVQTKLPQDRLATTTDLHVRFVRPATPNGQRLRAEATAVHIGSTMATAEGRVYDAAGKMVAHGTTALAIIAFPGASDAGRR; encoded by the coding sequence GTGGCGCACGAGCGCACGTTTAACTGGACCGATTTTCGCGAAGTAGCGCGCGGCATGGCAGGGCGCCCGCATTTGGAATGGATGCAGGCGATGATCGCCGGCGAAATTCCGCCGCCGCCGCTTGGCAGCGCCTTCGAGTTCGCCTTCGAAACGGCGGAACCGGGGCGCGTCACTTTTTCGGTTGCAGCCCATGAGTGGGCCGCCAACCCCGCCGGGGTGGTGCACGGCGGATTTATCTCGACGCTGCTCGATACGGTGCTGACGCTTTGCGTGCAGACGAAGCTCCCGCAAGATCGGTTGGCAACGACGACCGATTTGCACGTGCGCTTCGTACGGCCGGCCACGCCGAACGGCCAGCGCCTGCGCGCGGAAGCGACCGCGGTCCATATCGGCTCGACGATGGCCACCGCCGAAGGCCGCGTTTACGATGCGGCCGGGAAGATGGTCGCGCATGGGACGACAGCCCTCGCGATCATTGCTTTTCCCGGTGCGAGCGACGCGGGCAGGCGCTAG
- a CDS encoding metal-sulfur cluster assembly factor, translating to MPTTDQIRTALADVKDPELNLGILELGLVYDVSVEGDAGEYVSVVMTLTSPMCPVGPMFKKSVEDHVLAVEGVKGATIDITFSPPWDPATMASDDVKAMLGIW from the coding sequence ATGCCGACGACCGATCAAATCCGTACCGCCCTGGCCGACGTGAAGGACCCCGAGCTGAACTTGGGGATCCTGGAGCTTGGCTTGGTTTACGACGTAAGCGTGGAAGGGGACGCCGGGGAGTACGTGAGCGTCGTCATGACGCTAACCTCGCCGATGTGCCCGGTCGGTCCGATGTTCAAGAAGTCGGTCGAGGACCACGTCCTTGCGGTCGAGGGGGTCAAGGGAGCGACCATCGATATTACCTTCTCGCCGCCCTGGGATCCGGCGACCATGGCGTCGGACGACGTCAAAGCGATGCTGGGGATTTGGTAG
- a CDS encoding AAA family ATPase: MTTGLAAGKFDPPHRGHALLIDTARARCDRLIVLVVDYARQTVPAALRAHWLREIHPGADVRVIPDDPAISAEQTDEEAQWIRAFLGNEAIDVFFSSEHYGEALARALGASHYMVDRERAMVPVTGTMVRRDPVAMLDWLEPCVRAYYVPRVGVVGSESTGKSWLCERLAAHYGTVWVAEYGREYTLEKARSGKLGRWVDDEFVHIAFEQQRREDEAARRANRVLLCDTDALASKIWFERYMEREPTRWPLDPTRIALYLLTYPDVPFVADEIRDGEHKRYWMYERFIEMLTQLGHRFTVLRGTYDERDRQAVEAIDALLEHEVKP; encoded by the coding sequence ATGACGACCGGCCTCGCGGCCGGCAAGTTCGACCCGCCGCACCGCGGGCACGCCCTGTTGATCGACACGGCGCGCGCGCGGTGCGATCGTTTGATCGTGCTGGTCGTGGACTACGCACGGCAGACGGTGCCGGCGGCGCTGCGCGCCCACTGGCTGCGCGAGATCCATCCCGGCGCCGACGTGCGAGTTATTCCCGACGATCCCGCGATCTCGGCCGAACAGACCGATGAAGAGGCGCAGTGGATTCGTGCGTTCCTCGGTAACGAGGCGATCGACGTCTTCTTCAGCTCGGAGCATTACGGCGAGGCGCTCGCACGTGCGCTGGGAGCAAGCCACTACATGGTCGACCGCGAGCGCGCGATGGTGCCCGTCACCGGGACGATGGTCCGCCGCGATCCGGTTGCGATGCTCGACTGGCTCGAACCGTGCGTGCGCGCGTACTATGTGCCGCGGGTGGGGGTCGTCGGTTCGGAGTCGACCGGGAAGAGCTGGCTCTGCGAGCGGCTTGCCGCGCACTACGGCACGGTTTGGGTTGCCGAATACGGACGTGAATACACGCTGGAGAAGGCGCGCTCGGGAAAGCTCGGCCGATGGGTCGACGACGAATTCGTCCATATCGCGTTCGAGCAGCAGCGGCGCGAGGACGAAGCCGCCCGGCGTGCCAATCGCGTACTGTTGTGCGATACCGACGCGCTAGCGTCGAAGATATGGTTCGAACGCTACATGGAGCGCGAACCCACGCGCTGGCCGCTCGATCCTACGCGCATCGCGCTCTATCTGCTCACGTATCCGGACGTGCCCTTCGTCGCCGACGAGATCCGTGATGGCGAGCACAAACGCTACTGGATGTACGAACGATTCATCGAGATGCTCACGCAACTAGGTCATCGTTTCACCGTGTTGCGGGGAACGTATGACGAGCGCGATCGCCAAGCCGTCGAAGCGATCGACGCACTGCTCGAACACGA
- a CDS encoding ATP-dependent Clp protease ATP-binding subunit, translating to MSMWEPFTERARRSIVLAQEEAQRLGNNYIGTEHILLGIISEGESLAAKVLESLGVNLAKVRQEVEAIVGRGGQTVQQEMVFTPRAKRVIELAFEEARQLNHNYIGTEHLLLGLIREGEGVAARVLTNLGVDPAKVRVQTTSLLGAEGQPPAPKGKSKTPTLDAYGRDLTQLARENKLDPVIGRNNEIERVIQILSRRTKNNPALIGEPGVGKTAIAEGLAQRVIKGDIPEPLRERRVITLDLAGLVAGTKYRGEFEERMKRVMDEIRGAAGEIILFIDELHTLVGAGAAEGAIDASNIIKPALARGELQCIGATTLNEFRKHIEKDSALERRFQPVMVGEPSVEETVEILMGLRDRYEAHHKVQITDQALAAAAKLSDRYITDRFLPDKAVDLIDEASSRVRLQATLPPAEIREVDAQLRRVIAEKESVVKNQEFEKAASIRDREEKLRLEKSRLEGEWQEKKAQNADKPLRVTEENVAEIVSSWTKIPVSRLAQAETEKLLNMGAKLHERIVGQDEGINVITRAIRRSRAGLKNPNRPIGSFLFLGPTGVGKTEVARSLAEFMFDDEESMIRIDMSEYMEKYSVSRLVGAPPGYVGYEEGGQLTEAVRRRPYSVVLLDEIEKAHPDVFNLLLQVLDDGRLTDSQGRQVDFKNTVIIMTSNVGAAGMQTTTDIGFRPQKGSEDDETKGYERMKNKVLEEVKHTFRPEFLNRVDEVVVFHQLSKAQIEEIVGLELEKVLREVRAQDMHLKVTDAAKTLLAKKGWDPQFGARPLRRAIQRNVEDELAEEMLKGTFVAGDHVLADVDSDDPEKLKFSKIPSIELPAEPSEPAHA from the coding sequence ATGTCAATGTGGGAACCGTTCACCGAGCGCGCGAGACGCAGCATCGTGCTGGCTCAAGAAGAAGCGCAGCGCTTGGGGAACAACTACATCGGTACCGAGCACATCCTGCTCGGTATCATCTCGGAAGGCGAAAGCCTGGCCGCAAAAGTTCTCGAGTCGCTTGGCGTCAATCTGGCCAAGGTGCGGCAAGAGGTGGAAGCCATCGTCGGGCGCGGCGGTCAAACCGTGCAGCAAGAGATGGTCTTCACGCCGCGCGCGAAGCGCGTGATCGAACTTGCCTTCGAAGAGGCGCGCCAGCTCAACCACAACTACATCGGCACGGAGCATCTGTTGCTCGGCCTGATCCGCGAGGGCGAGGGCGTGGCCGCGCGGGTGCTGACCAACCTTGGCGTCGACCCGGCCAAAGTGCGCGTGCAAACCACATCGCTGCTCGGCGCCGAAGGCCAGCCGCCCGCGCCCAAGGGCAAGAGCAAGACGCCGACGCTCGATGCGTACGGCCGCGATCTCACGCAGCTCGCGCGCGAGAACAAACTCGATCCCGTGATCGGACGAAACAACGAGATCGAGCGCGTGATTCAAATTCTCTCGCGGCGCACCAAGAACAATCCGGCGTTGATCGGCGAACCGGGCGTCGGTAAGACCGCGATCGCCGAAGGTCTGGCACAGCGCGTCATCAAGGGCGATATTCCCGAGCCGCTGCGCGAGCGGCGCGTGATCACGCTCGATCTGGCGGGACTCGTTGCCGGAACGAAGTACCGCGGTGAATTCGAAGAGCGGATGAAGCGCGTCATGGACGAAATCCGCGGCGCGGCGGGCGAGATCATCCTGTTCATCGACGAGTTGCACACGCTGGTGGGCGCCGGCGCAGCCGAGGGCGCGATCGATGCAAGCAACATCATCAAACCTGCGCTCGCGCGCGGCGAACTGCAGTGCATCGGCGCGACCACGCTCAACGAATTTCGCAAGCACATCGAGAAGGACTCGGCGCTCGAGCGGCGCTTCCAGCCGGTCATGGTCGGCGAGCCGTCGGTCGAAGAGACGGTCGAGATCCTGATGGGCCTGCGCGATCGTTACGAAGCCCATCACAAGGTGCAAATCACCGACCAGGCGTTGGCAGCGGCGGCAAAGCTTTCGGACCGCTACATCACCGATCGCTTCCTGCCCGACAAGGCCGTCGACCTGATCGACGAAGCCAGCTCGCGCGTGCGCCTGCAGGCCACGTTGCCGCCGGCGGAGATTCGCGAGGTCGACGCGCAACTGCGCCGCGTGATCGCCGAGAAAGAATCGGTCGTCAAGAACCAGGAGTTCGAGAAGGCTGCTTCGATTCGCGATCGCGAGGAGAAGCTGCGGCTGGAGAAGTCGCGCCTCGAGGGCGAGTGGCAAGAGAAGAAAGCGCAGAACGCCGATAAGCCCTTGCGCGTCACCGAGGAAAACGTCGCCGAGATCGTCTCGTCGTGGACCAAGATTCCGGTCAGCCGTCTCGCCCAAGCCGAGACCGAAAAACTGCTCAACATGGGCGCGAAGCTGCACGAGCGCATCGTCGGTCAGGACGAAGGAATCAACGTGATCACGCGAGCGATCCGGCGCTCCCGCGCGGGGTTGAAAAACCCGAATCGTCCGATCGGCTCGTTTCTCTTTCTCGGCCCGACCGGCGTCGGCAAAACCGAGGTCGCGCGAAGCCTGGCCGAGTTCATGTTCGACGACGAAGAGTCGATGATCCGCATCGACATGTCGGAGTACATGGAGAAGTATTCGGTCTCGCGCCTGGTCGGCGCACCTCCGGGATACGTCGGCTATGAGGAAGGCGGCCAGCTCACCGAAGCGGTGCGCCGCCGTCCGTACTCGGTCGTGCTGCTCGATGAAATCGAAAAGGCGCACCCCGACGTCTTCAACCTGCTGCTGCAAGTGCTCGACGACGGCCGCCTGACCGATTCTCAAGGGCGCCAGGTCGATTTCAAAAACACCGTGATCATCATGACCTCGAACGTCGGTGCGGCAGGAATGCAAACGACGACCGACATCGGGTTCCGGCCGCAAAAAGGCAGCGAGGACGACGAGACCAAGGGCTACGAACGGATGAAGAACAAGGTGCTCGAGGAGGTCAAGCACACCTTCCGGCCCGAGTTCCTCAATCGCGTCGACGAGGTCGTCGTCTTCCATCAGCTCAGCAAAGCGCAGATCGAAGAGATCGTCGGACTCGAACTGGAGAAAGTGCTGCGCGAGGTTCGCGCGCAAGACATGCATCTCAAGGTTACCGACGCGGCGAAGACGTTGCTCGCGAAGAAGGGCTGGGACCCGCAGTTCGGCGCGCGTCCGCTGCGTCGCGCGATTCAACGCAACGTCGAGGATGAGCTGGCCGAGGAGATGCTCAAGGGAACCTTCGTCGCCGGCGATCACGTGCTGGCCGATGTCGATTCCGACGATCCCGAGAAGTTGAAGTTCTCGAAGATTCCGTCGATCGAACTCCCGGCGGAACCGAGCGAACCCGCCCACGCATGA